The Hyphomonas sediminis genome contains the following window.
CGCTCCTTTGGCGGAGCGTTGTCTGGCTGTCAGATCATCCGATGTGACCGGGACGAAGACCCGCACGAAAGGAACTGGCTGGGAAAGCAGCGCTCCTACAGGGGGATGTGCATGGGAGATAGGTCTCCGCCCCGGCCTGGGTCCGCCCTCAGGGGGAGGAAGACAGACCACAGCTCATCTGGATGACCGACAGGCTGCGCTACGGCGCGCAGCAGCCGGACATCAGGCGGAAACGGGAGGCGCCCTGGGCGCCGCAGAACGAGTTGAAAGATGGGGCGCAACCTGCAGACCAAATGGCGGATCAGGCAACGAGGCCTGCGCCGGCATCGGGAAGGACAGGCCCTCATGCTCGGCCAGCAGCGGCGGAACATCATCACCGTCCGGGGTCGGCACATTGACGCGAACGCGGTTTTCCCGCCCAATCTTCGGAAGGATCGCTTCAGCCGCCTGCGTGACACCGGAAGCCGCCAATGGCGCGAGAGCCGCAGGCCGCGACTGCGCGCTCACCGAAATGGCCGCCGCAAACAGCAGAAGCAGGCCGAGCGCTGCAGTCAGCAGCCCCCGGTGTGACCCTTTGCGGGAGAAGGTCAATCTGCGGTTCATCGCTGCTATTTACCCACTCAGCGTCCAGATCGCCAGAGATATTCATCACGCAGAGGATACTCAATCTTCCGGCACGCGAATTGAAACCGCGCCCGCGCGAGGGAAAGTCCCGCCTTTTCAGGCGCCTGCCGCCAACGTTTCCACTCTTCACAGGAAATCCGAGACGCGCTCGCTTTACACTGCCTGTCGGTCATACGAATTTCTGCAAGTGATATACATTGCACGAGAAAGACAGCGCTTGACGAATCCCCACAAGTGAGTAAGTGTTCACTTATACGTAGTTCGAAGATGGAGTGGCTTACCCGATGCCCACCGCCGCAATCATAGGCACAGGCGCCCGCGCGGGCGGACGCCTGCTCTCGTCAGCCGAGATCGATGCGCGCCTTGGCAAGGCAGCCGGCTGGCTGCAAGGCGCGAGCGGCGTAACTTCCCGCCCGGTCGCCGCACAAGGCGAATGTCAGGAGAGCCTCGCGCTGGACGCGGCCCGCCGCGCACTGGCAGACGCGGGTACACCCGTAGAAGACATCGACCTGCTCCTGTTTGCTTCCGCCGTGGGCCGCCAGCCCATCCCGGCGACCGCCGCGCTGCTGAAACGCGAACTCGGCCTCAGCAGCAGCGCCTTCCCCGCTTTCGATGTGAACGCCACCTGCCTCAGCGCCGTGGCCGCAATGGACATCGCCGCGCTCTATATCTCCGCTGGCCGCGCCCGGAACGTGCTGATCGTCGCCAGCGAGATCGCCACCCGCGCCCTGCCCTGGCAGGACGATCCGGCAACCGCCGCCCTCTTTGGCGATGGCGCCGCCGCATTCGTGATGAGCGCGGAAGCGCCACACTCCCTGCGCGTGCGCGATGTTGCCCTCGAAACCTGGTCGGACGGATATGATTTCTGCGCGCTGCCCGCCGGCGGCACGCGCTATGATTTCCACACCGACCGTGAAGCCTTCGAGCGCAACGCTTTTTTCCGCATGGATGGCCACGCTCTGTTCAAGCTGACACGCGCCAAGGTGCCCGCCTTCATCACGCGCCTGCTGGATCGCGCGGGCTGGAAACAAGGCGAGGTCGATCTCGTCATTCCTCATCAGGCGAGCCCGCTTGCGCTGGAACACATGATCCGCAAATGCGGCTTCTCGCGCGATCAGGTCGTCTCCACCGTCGAGACAACCGGAAACCTTGTCGCCGCCTCCATTCCCATGACGCTGGACACCGCGCGCCGCGAAGGGCGCGTGCGCCCCGGCAGCCGCATCCTGCTGATCGGCACATCGGCGGGCGTCTCCATCGGCGGGGCAACGCTGGAAGCATGAGCGGCGTGATCATCACCGGCGCCACCGGTTTCCTCGGCGGCACAATTGCGCGGCAATTGTTGCGGGAGGGCGAGCGCGTCATCGCGCTGGGCCGCGACCTGGCAAAGCTTGCCTTGCTCGCTGAAGCGGGCGCCGACGCTTACGCGCTGGACCTCGCTGAAGGCGTCTCCCTGCCGGAGATGTCTGCCAGCGGCGTCATCCATTGCGCCGCGCTCTCCTCGCCCTGGGGCCGGCGGGCAGACTTTGAGCGCGCCAATATCGGCGGCACCCACAATGCGCTGCTTCTGGCGCTGGAGGCAGGCGCGCAGCGGTTTGTCCACATCTCCTCGCCGAGCATCTATTTCCGCTACGCCGACCAGGAAGGCATTGCCGAGACGATGCCGCTGCCGCCACCGGTCAACGCCTATGCCGCCACCAAGGCGGCCAGCGAGCAGCTCGTCCTCGCCGCGCCGGAGCTTGACCCGGTCATCCTGCGCCCGCGCGGGCTTTACGGGCCGGGGGATACCGCGCTGCTGCCCCGCCTCCTGCGCGCGGCGGCCAAACGGCCGCTTCCGCTGATGCGCGGCGGCATTGC
Protein-coding sequences here:
- a CDS encoding NAD-dependent epimerase/dehydratase family protein, with product MSGVIITGATGFLGGTIARQLLREGERVIALGRDLAKLALLAEAGADAYALDLAEGVSLPEMSASGVIHCAALSSPWGRRADFERANIGGTHNALLLALEAGAQRFVHISSPSIYFRYADQEGIAETMPLPPPVNAYAATKAASEQLVLAAPELDPVILRPRGLYGPGDTALLPRLLRAAAKRPLPLMRGGIAATDLTYIDDVASAAIAALRAPNPASRVYNVSGGEALPIRMVAERAGAMAGVNVRWREMPWPLVRTAATAAETVCRALPGHPEPIVTSYSAGLFAFRQTLNLDRIQKELPWRPRIGFDEGLALTFRDPSR
- a CDS encoding 3-oxoacyl-ACP synthase III family protein, producing MPTAAIIGTGARAGGRLLSSAEIDARLGKAAGWLQGASGVTSRPVAAQGECQESLALDAARRALADAGTPVEDIDLLLFASAVGRQPIPATAALLKRELGLSSSAFPAFDVNATCLSAVAAMDIAALYISAGRARNVLIVASEIATRALPWQDDPATAALFGDGAAAFVMSAEAPHSLRVRDVALETWSDGYDFCALPAGGTRYDFHTDREAFERNAFFRMDGHALFKLTRAKVPAFITRLLDRAGWKQGEVDLVIPHQASPLALEHMIRKCGFSRDQVVSTVETTGNLVAASIPMTLDTARREGRVRPGSRILLIGTSAGVSIGGATLEA